In the Topomyia yanbarensis strain Yona2022 chromosome 3, ASM3024719v1, whole genome shotgun sequence genome, one interval contains:
- the LOC131691057 gene encoding prisilkin-39-like isoform X2, whose translation MNTAERAWKVLLLICVVALNVTHCQQPIGQAFAGDRGGRLFQPAQEGSASGATDSIKVGDGTRNDAARALRSSYYAGAPSERIFDLGLFGKPYYGNRGYYPGGGGAGYPGAGGYYPQGGYYPQAGGYYPGAYPGSSGYYPGSNSIGGNPYGGYGGYGGYGGYGGIGGGYGGYGGYGGYPY comes from the exons GTACTGCTGCTGATCTGCGTGGTAGCGTTGAACGTGACGCACTGTCAACAGCCCATTGGACAAGCATTCGCTGGCGACCGAGGCGGTCGATTATTTCAACCGGCTCAGGAGGGTTCCGCATCGGGAGCAACAGATTCCATCAAGGTCGGCGACGGAACCCGAAACGATGCAGCCCGGGCTTTAAGGAGCAGCTACTACGCGGGAGCTCCCAGTGAACGGA TCTTTGATCTTGGACTATTTGGAAAGCCGTACTACGGTAACCGAGGGTATTATCCAGGAGGAGGAGGAGCAGGCTACCCAGGAGCTGGAGGGTACTACCCTCAGGGAGGCTATTATCCGCAAGCAGGAGGATATTATCCG gGGGCTTACCCGGGATCGTCCGGCTACTACCCGGGATCAAATTCCATTGGTGGTAACCCTTATGGCGGATATGGCGGCTACGGAGGTTATGGGGGCTATGGCGGAATCGGAGGCGGCTATGGTGGATACGGTGGCTACGGAG
- the LOC131691057 gene encoding keratin, type I cytoskeletal 10-like isoform X1 — translation MNTAERAWKVLLLICVVALNVTHCQQPIGQAFAGDRGGRLFQPAQEGSASGATDSIKVGDGTRNDAARALRSSYYAGAPSERIFDLGLFGKPYYGNRGYYPGGGGAGYPGAGGYYPQGGYYPQAGGYYPGAYPGSSGYYPGSNSIGGNPYGGYGGYGGYGGYGGIGGGYGGYGGYGGNGGLQSYLGYSGGNYFGSRNLGYGYYAGTNPVGVSSSSLVSGYRGYN, via the exons GTACTGCTGCTGATCTGCGTGGTAGCGTTGAACGTGACGCACTGTCAACAGCCCATTGGACAAGCATTCGCTGGCGACCGAGGCGGTCGATTATTTCAACCGGCTCAGGAGGGTTCCGCATCGGGAGCAACAGATTCCATCAAGGTCGGCGACGGAACCCGAAACGATGCAGCCCGGGCTTTAAGGAGCAGCTACTACGCGGGAGCTCCCAGTGAACGGA TCTTTGATCTTGGACTATTTGGAAAGCCGTACTACGGTAACCGAGGGTATTATCCAGGAGGAGGAGGAGCAGGCTACCCAGGAGCTGGAGGGTACTACCCTCAGGGAGGCTATTATCCGCAAGCAGGAGGATATTATCCG gGGGCTTACCCGGGATCGTCCGGCTACTACCCGGGATCAAATTCCATTGGTGGTAACCCTTATGGCGGATATGGCGGCTACGGAGGTTATGGGGGCTATGGCGGAATCGGAGGCGGCTATGGTGGATACGGTGGCTACGGAGGTAATGGTGGTTTGCAGTCCTATCTGGGCTACAGCGGTGGTAATTATTTTGGCAGTCGAAATCTAGGCTACGGTTACTATGCCGGAACGAATCCGGTTGGAGTGTCCAGCTCTAGTTTAGTTAGCGGTTACCGGGGTTACAATTGA